Proteins encoded together in one Marinithermus hydrothermalis DSM 14884 window:
- a CDS encoding nitrate reductase molybdenum cofactor assembly chaperone has product MHALEVLADALTYPAPGRLEALTRAAVRLPKGPVRRGLERFLARIETLSLAGWEECFTRTLDLTPIVVPYVGYVIYGESYQRGAFMAALKRAMEAAGVELEGELPDHLVPVLRYLAVAQHPLPDLVEVLPRAVQQMERTLATLDPTNPYRPLLEAVRHAVASLEAVKQGGER; this is encoded by the coding sequence ATGCACGCCCTCGAGGTCCTGGCGGACGCCCTGACCTACCCCGCACCGGGCCGGCTCGAGGCCCTCACGCGCGCGGCCGTCCGGCTCCCCAAAGGCCCGGTGCGGCGGGGCCTCGAGCGCTTCCTGGCCCGCATCGAGACCCTCTCGCTCGCAGGGTGGGAGGAGTGCTTCACCCGCACGCTCGACCTCACCCCGATCGTCGTGCCGTACGTAGGGTACGTGATCTACGGTGAGAGTTACCAGCGCGGCGCGTTCATGGCGGCCTTGAAGCGCGCCATGGAAGCGGCAGGCGTGGAGCTTGAAGGAGAGCTGCCCGACCACCTGGTGCCCGTGCTGCGCTACCTGGCCGTGGCGCAGCACCCCCTGCCGGATCTGGTGGAGGTCCTGCCGCGCGCCGTGCAGCAGATGGAGCGCACCCTCGCCACGCTGGACCCAACCAACCCGTACCGGCCCCTCCTGGAGGCCGTGCGGCACGCGGTGGCCTCGCTGGAGGCGGTTAAGCAAGGAGGTGAGCGATGA
- the narH gene encoding nitrate reductase subunit beta, whose translation MDVRAHMSMLFHLDKCIGCHTCSIACKNLWTDRKGAEYMWWNNVETRPGMGYPTGWEDQEHYRGGWKRTQPGAIELRLHTRPQGLANLFYNPALPSLEDYYEPFTFRYEDLFNAPESDDQPTARPVSMITGEPIQIEAGPNWDDDLSGSNLYAKNDPNLKGLPAEVQAQLHEIERVVMNYLPRICNHCLNPACVAACPSGAIYKRAEDGVVLVNENKCKAWRMCVAACPYKKVYYNWATGKSEKCILCFPRLETGQAPACAHSCVGRIRYMGVLLYDADRIPEAATVPDDELVDAQLEAILDPFDPEVIAAARANGIDDAWIEAAQRSPVYHFLKTWGLALPLHPEYRTMAMMFYIPPLSPVVSVVEQGLVKLDLPPERVDFELFHRLDTARMPLEYLANLFAAGDAERIRRILRKMLAVRIYKRRESVDGAVDAATLELVREAGLSPEAVEAIYRLTTQPTLEERFVLPPYHREQAIEAWNDPLEHKGTTGLGFLQPPKRGE comes from the coding sequence ATGGACGTACGCGCCCACATGAGCATGCTGTTCCACCTGGACAAGTGCATCGGGTGCCACACCTGCAGCATCGCCTGCAAGAACCTGTGGACCGACCGCAAAGGCGCGGAGTACATGTGGTGGAACAACGTCGAGACCCGCCCGGGTATGGGCTACCCCACCGGGTGGGAGGACCAGGAGCACTACCGGGGCGGCTGGAAGCGCACGCAGCCGGGCGCGATCGAGCTGCGCTTGCACACGCGCCCCCAAGGCCTCGCGAACCTCTTCTACAACCCCGCCCTGCCCAGCCTCGAGGACTACTACGAGCCCTTCACCTTCCGTTACGAGGACCTCTTCAACGCGCCGGAATCCGACGACCAGCCCACCGCCCGGCCCGTCTCGATGATCACCGGGGAGCCCATCCAGATCGAGGCCGGCCCTAACTGGGACGACGACCTCTCCGGCTCCAACCTCTACGCCAAGAACGACCCCAACCTCAAGGGCCTTCCCGCGGAGGTGCAGGCCCAGCTCCACGAGATCGAGCGGGTGGTGATGAACTACCTGCCCCGCATCTGCAACCACTGCTTGAACCCCGCGTGCGTCGCGGCCTGCCCCTCCGGCGCGATCTACAAGCGCGCCGAGGATGGGGTGGTTTTGGTCAACGAGAACAAGTGCAAGGCCTGGCGCATGTGCGTCGCCGCCTGCCCCTACAAGAAGGTCTACTACAACTGGGCCACCGGGAAGAGCGAGAAATGCATCCTCTGCTTCCCCCGCCTCGAGACCGGCCAGGCCCCCGCGTGCGCGCACTCCTGCGTGGGCCGCATCCGGTACATGGGGGTGCTCCTCTACGACGCGGACCGCATCCCCGAGGCCGCGACCGTCCCGGACGACGAGCTCGTGGACGCGCAGCTCGAGGCCATCCTGGACCCCTTCGACCCCGAGGTGATCGCCGCGGCCCGCGCGAACGGGATCGACGACGCTTGGATCGAGGCCGCGCAGCGCTCCCCCGTGTACCACTTCCTCAAGACCTGGGGGCTCGCGTTGCCCCTGCACCCCGAGTACCGCACGATGGCCATGATGTTCTACATCCCCCCGCTCTCCCCGGTGGTGAGCGTGGTGGAGCAAGGCCTCGTCAAGCTCGACCTGCCCCCCGAGCGCGTGGACTTCGAGCTCTTCCACCGCCTCGACACGGCCCGCATGCCCCTCGAGTACCTCGCGAACCTCTTCGCCGCGGGGGACGCGGAGCGCATCCGCCGCATCCTGCGCAAGATGCTCGCCGTGCGCATCTACAAGCGCCGTGAGAGCGTGGACGGCGCGGTGGACGCCGCAACCCTCGAGCTCGTTCGGGAGGCGGGCCTCTCCCCGGAGGCGGTCGAGGCCATCTACCGCCTCACCACCCAACCCACCCTCGAGGAGCGGTTCGTCCTGCCCCCCTACCACCGCGAGCAGGCCATCGAGGCCTGGAACGACCCCCTCGAGCACAAGGGCACGACCGGCCTCGGCTTCCTCCAGCCCCCTAAGCGAGGTGAGTGA
- a CDS encoding nitrate reductase subunit alpha yields the protein MKDWWVKEIESPAERKWEEFYRNRFQHDRRVRTTHGVNCTGSCSWEVFVKDGIVTWELQATDYPLLEEGLPPYEPRGCQRGISYSWYLYSPIRVKYPYARGALIDLWRATRKTYKDPVEAWRAIVTDPQKRRRYQEARGKGGFRRASWDEVLELIAASVIHTVKEYGPDRVVGFSPIPAMSQVSYAAGSRFLTLLGGVAMSFYDWYCDLPPASPEIWGEQTDVHESADWYNARFIAVMGSNLNMTRTPDTHFISEVRHAGAKLTVFSPDFSQVAKYADWWIPTHPGQDTAFWLAVNHVILKEFYVEREVPYFTDYLKRFTDMPFLVQIEDGRPTRYLRANRLAEYRDEEHGEWKLLMWDRQADRPRMPQGTIGYRWAQKAKGRWNLELKDGRDGAPIDPLLTFQEAHDAVVPVEFDDFTTGETLRRGVPVRYVETTEGRVAVTTVFDLVMAQFGVNRGLPGAYANGYEDAQAPFTPAWQERFTGIHRDTVIRFAREWATNAEKTQGKNLIIIGAGANHWYHNNLLYRAGIVALMLTGSVGTNGGGLAHYVGQEKLVNQASWSAIAFALDWRMAPRQQNTPSFHYVHSDQWRYERGYRDYDRLPEAEGLEAHTIDHQARAVKRGWLPFFPQFNKNPLEVVREAERSGAKSDAEIVEYVVEALKRGELRFAVEDPDAPENWPRVWFIWRGNAIGTSAKGHEYFLKHYLGTHSNAIAEEQAEGAVHEVTYRTPAPVGKMDLVVDLNFRMDTSALYSDIVLPAATWYEKDDLNTTDLHTFINPMQAAVPPAWESKPDWEIYKALAKKVSELARVHLPDPVKDVVMLPLQHDTPDELAQPEVKDWWTGEVEAIPGKTMPKFRVVERDYVNLYERMVSLGRGVEENGVSAHGLTIPAADQYRELLERQPRRFKGVARPAAEPEAAEQFFLEAEATYPSLETAREVAEAILWLDPASNGELAYRAFEVEEKKTGLKLTDLAEGQRDVRVHFRDLASQPRRVLTTPTWSGIINKGRAYSPFTLNRERLVPWRTLTGRQHFYLDHPIYLAWGEHLPTYKPRPDHTMLMETERSAAEAQGRLLNYITPHGKWSIHSTYSENHRMMTLSRGGYPVWLNDKDAAEMGIKDNDWVELFNDNGVFVQRCITSARIPRGTVFVYHATERTVGIPKSPLRQRRAGMNNSITRARLKPLLMSGGYAQFTYFFNYWGPTGVNRDTFVYVRRIDPPEF from the coding sequence ATGAAGGACTGGTGGGTCAAGGAGATCGAGTCTCCCGCGGAACGCAAGTGGGAGGAGTTCTACCGCAACCGTTTCCAGCACGACCGTCGCGTGCGCACCACCCACGGCGTGAACTGCACCGGCAGCTGCAGCTGGGAGGTGTTCGTCAAGGACGGGATCGTGACCTGGGAGCTGCAGGCCACGGACTACCCCCTGCTCGAGGAGGGCCTGCCCCCCTACGAGCCCCGGGGGTGCCAGCGCGGGATCAGTTACAGCTGGTACCTCTACAGCCCCATCCGGGTGAAGTACCCTTACGCCCGCGGGGCGCTGATCGACCTGTGGCGCGCGACCCGCAAGACCTACAAGGACCCCGTGGAGGCCTGGCGAGCCATCGTCACGGACCCCCAAAAGCGCCGGCGCTACCAGGAGGCCCGGGGCAAGGGCGGGTTCCGGCGCGCCTCCTGGGACGAGGTCCTCGAGCTGATCGCGGCCTCCGTGATCCACACCGTCAAGGAGTACGGGCCGGACCGCGTGGTGGGGTTCTCCCCGATCCCCGCGATGTCCCAGGTGAGCTACGCGGCCGGCAGCCGGTTCCTCACGCTGTTGGGCGGAGTCGCGATGAGCTTTTACGACTGGTACTGCGACCTGCCCCCCGCGAGCCCCGAGATCTGGGGGGAGCAGACCGACGTGCACGAGTCCGCGGACTGGTACAACGCGCGCTTCATCGCGGTGATGGGCTCGAACCTCAACATGACGCGCACCCCGGACACGCACTTCATCTCCGAGGTGCGGCACGCGGGCGCGAAGCTCACGGTGTTCAGCCCGGACTTCTCCCAGGTCGCGAAGTACGCGGACTGGTGGATCCCCACCCACCCCGGCCAGGACACGGCCTTCTGGCTCGCGGTGAACCACGTGATCCTCAAGGAGTTCTACGTGGAGCGCGAGGTGCCCTACTTCACGGACTACCTCAAGCGCTTCACCGACATGCCCTTCCTGGTACAGATCGAGGACGGCCGCCCCACCCGCTACCTTCGCGCGAACCGCCTCGCCGAGTACCGGGACGAAGAGCACGGGGAGTGGAAGCTCCTCATGTGGGACCGGCAGGCCGACCGGCCCCGCATGCCGCAGGGCACGATCGGGTACCGCTGGGCTCAGAAGGCCAAGGGACGCTGGAACCTCGAGCTGAAGGACGGCCGTGATGGGGCGCCGATCGACCCCCTCCTCACCTTCCAGGAAGCGCACGACGCGGTGGTGCCTGTGGAGTTCGACGACTTCACCACCGGCGAGACGCTGCGCCGCGGGGTGCCGGTGCGGTACGTGGAGACCACAGAGGGTCGCGTCGCGGTCACCACGGTCTTCGACCTCGTCATGGCCCAGTTCGGCGTGAACCGCGGTCTGCCGGGTGCGTACGCGAACGGGTACGAGGACGCCCAGGCCCCCTTCACCCCCGCGTGGCAGGAGCGGTTCACCGGGATCCACCGCGACACCGTGATCCGCTTCGCGCGCGAGTGGGCCACGAACGCGGAGAAAACCCAAGGCAAGAACCTCATCATCATCGGGGCGGGCGCGAACCACTGGTACCACAACAACCTCCTGTACCGCGCGGGCATCGTGGCCCTCATGCTCACCGGCTCAGTCGGCACCAACGGCGGGGGGCTCGCGCACTACGTGGGGCAGGAAAAACTCGTGAACCAGGCTTCCTGGAGCGCGATCGCCTTCGCGCTCGACTGGAGGATGGCCCCCCGGCAGCAGAACACCCCGAGTTTCCACTACGTGCACTCCGACCAGTGGCGGTACGAGCGCGGCTACCGGGATTACGACCGGCTGCCCGAGGCCGAGGGGCTCGAGGCCCACACGATCGACCACCAGGCGCGCGCGGTCAAGCGGGGCTGGCTTCCCTTCTTCCCGCAGTTCAACAAGAACCCCCTCGAGGTGGTGCGGGAGGCCGAACGCTCCGGCGCGAAGAGTGACGCGGAGATCGTAGAGTACGTGGTGGAGGCCTTAAAGCGCGGCGAGCTGCGCTTCGCGGTGGAGGACCCGGACGCGCCGGAGAACTGGCCGCGCGTGTGGTTCATCTGGCGGGGGAACGCGATCGGCACGAGCGCCAAGGGGCACGAGTACTTCCTGAAGCACTACCTGGGCACGCACTCCAACGCGATCGCCGAGGAGCAGGCCGAAGGCGCGGTGCACGAGGTGACCTACCGCACGCCCGCTCCCGTGGGCAAGATGGACCTCGTCGTCGACCTGAACTTCCGCATGGACACCTCGGCCCTGTACTCGGACATCGTCCTGCCCGCCGCGACCTGGTACGAGAAGGACGACCTGAACACCACCGACCTGCACACCTTCATCAACCCCATGCAGGCCGCGGTTCCGCCCGCGTGGGAGTCCAAGCCCGACTGGGAGATCTACAAGGCCCTCGCCAAGAAGGTCAGCGAGCTCGCGCGGGTGCACCTGCCCGATCCCGTGAAGGACGTGGTGATGCTGCCGCTGCAGCACGACACCCCGGACGAGCTCGCCCAGCCCGAGGTTAAGGACTGGTGGACGGGGGAGGTCGAGGCCATCCCTGGCAAGACCATGCCCAAGTTCCGCGTGGTGGAGCGCGACTACGTGAACCTCTACGAACGCATGGTCTCCCTGGGGCGCGGCGTGGAGGAGAACGGGGTGAGCGCCCACGGCCTTACCATCCCCGCGGCGGACCAGTACCGCGAGCTCCTCGAGCGCCAGCCGCGGCGCTTCAAGGGGGTTGCGCGGCCGGCGGCGGAGCCTGAGGCCGCGGAGCAGTTCTTCCTCGAGGCCGAGGCCACCTACCCCTCCCTGGAGACCGCGCGGGAGGTGGCGGAGGCCATTCTGTGGCTCGACCCCGCCTCGAACGGCGAGCTCGCCTACCGCGCGTTTGAGGTAGAGGAGAAGAAGACCGGCCTGAAGCTCACCGACCTCGCGGAGGGCCAGCGGGACGTGCGCGTGCATTTCCGGGACCTGGCCTCCCAGCCGCGGCGCGTCCTCACCACCCCCACCTGGTCCGGGATCATCAACAAAGGCCGGGCTTACAGTCCCTTCACCCTGAACCGGGAGCGGCTGGTGCCGTGGCGGACCCTCACCGGGCGGCAGCACTTCTACCTGGACCACCCCATCTACCTCGCCTGGGGCGAGCACCTGCCCACCTACAAGCCCCGCCCGGACCACACGATGCTCATGGAGACCGAACGCAGCGCCGCCGAGGCCCAGGGCCGGCTCCTCAACTACATCACCCCGCACGGCAAGTGGTCCATCCACTCCACCTACTCCGAGAACCACCGCATGATGACCCTCTCCCGCGGCGGGTACCCCGTCTGGCTGAACGACAAGGACGCCGCGGAGATGGGCATCAAGGACAACGACTGGGTGGAGCTCTTTAACGACAACGGGGTGTTCGTACAGCGCTGCATCACCTCCGCCCGCATCCCGCGCGGCACGGTCTTCGTGTACCACGCGACCGAACGCACCGTCGGCATCCCCAAATCCCCCCTGCGCCAGCGCCGCGCCGGCATGAACAACTCCATCACCCGCGCGCGCCTCAAGCCCCTCTTGATGAGCGGCGGGTACGCGCAGTTCACCTACTTCTTCAACTACTGGGGCCCCACCGGCGTGAACCGCGACACCTTCGTGTACGTGCGGCGGATTGATCCGCCGGAGTTCTAA
- a CDS encoding c-type cytochrome — protein sequence MRWLWTVGAVLAFGAWSVAAAGADGEAVYAQQCAACHQATGEGVPGVFPPLKDNPRLADRAYLARVIQEGLSGPIEVNGQTYTGAMPPFANLGGAELEALLDYLQVRFGTASAPEAPSPASTLPEGDAARGRALFLGSARFTNGGAACVACHTAGQVGALGGGALGPDLSALYRRFGEAGLSSALKTPAFRVMRETYRDKPLTDAEVADLIAFFKAVDGAEPAPQAGLARLWQLGLLGMGLLLAAMYAFWPRQRESLAERLRRRA from the coding sequence ATGAGGTGGTTGTGGACGGTAGGGGCTGTGCTCGCGTTCGGCGCGTGGAGTGTGGCCGCGGCCGGTGCGGACGGGGAGGCCGTGTACGCCCAGCAGTGCGCGGCCTGCCACCAGGCGACGGGAGAAGGGGTGCCCGGGGTGTTCCCGCCCTTAAAGGACAATCCTCGCCTCGCGGACCGCGCGTATCTCGCCCGGGTGATTCAGGAGGGCCTCTCAGGACCGATCGAGGTGAACGGCCAGACCTATACCGGTGCGATGCCGCCCTTTGCGAACCTCGGGGGGGCGGAGCTCGAGGCGCTGCTGGATTACCTCCAGGTGAGGTTCGGCACGGCTTCCGCTCCCGAAGCGCCTTCCCCGGCCTCCACCTTGCCCGAAGGGGACGCGGCGCGCGGCCGGGCGCTGTTTTTGGGAAGCGCGCGCTTCACGAACGGGGGCGCGGCCTGCGTCGCGTGCCACACCGCGGGGCAGGTGGGCGCCCTGGGGGGCGGGGCGCTCGGCCCGGACCTCTCGGCACTGTACCGCCGCTTCGGTGAGGCCGGCCTCTCCAGCGCCTTGAAGACCCCCGCGTTTCGCGTGATGCGCGAGACGTACCGCGACAAGCCCCTCACGGACGCGGAGGTTGCGGACCTCATCGCCTTCTTCAAGGCGGTGGACGGGGCGGAGCCCGCGCCGCAGGCCGGCCTTGCGCGCCTGTGGCAGCTCGGGCTGCTCGGGATGGGGCTGTTGCTCGCGGCGATGTACGCCTTCTGGCCGCGCCAGCGGGAAAGCCTGGCGGAACGCCTGAGGAGGAGAGCATGA
- a CDS encoding BTAD domain-containing putative transcriptional regulator has translation MGSMAWRLDWEGRILQITPEGAERLGFRVEEALGRRCAEVTQGTDAFGRPLCARCPVLRELGQGAYEASTTVTVRGRRFRCRAVAHEAIEVEFSPSRHPDPSEVLSSLAWAVRYLTATPERFFQTLGVFLGVVRRAARMEAVELFLADPKQRYLGLTAHEGAHPSAFFEQPWFTFGNGYPGIVALERTPIVTHELGRDPRYLRRKVKALGYATYISYPLELPHGLIGVLNLASRDAARDEREALELLERIAPLLASGLYTVLTRLGEAQLLSALQALRRGQEGAGLQALLEQTARFAQARFVILRTRAGQQFASREVRQAACPHLETCPVWEGRLLTVRGVGAACPHVRSGALRYCIPVWSGEEVVAVESVYFARSPAPPTAPLVPLMWLERLALEALTTPKPAVAAAPEAPWLEIETLGRFVVRRAGRVLSPRDFGRRKAWQLLKILVAHWKRPLHREELAERLWPEAPPEQAVRHLHVLVHALRKGLEPDPRSPRVIKSEGETYRFDPEVPYFLDVERFETLVREGDRKEGPAALEAYRQALELYRGEFMAEEVYSDWCDLDRSYYREQAQRALAGTAEILERLGRAREAIAAYRRMLTLDPWREEAYRGLLRILVREGERAEARAVFEAYRRHMRQEGLPVDEALAQLVEVGA, from the coding sequence ATGGGCAGCATGGCGTGGCGGTTGGATTGGGAGGGGCGCATCCTCCAGATCACCCCGGAAGGCGCAGAGCGCTTGGGCTTCCGCGTCGAGGAGGCCCTCGGGCGGCGCTGCGCCGAGGTCACCCAGGGCACGGACGCGTTCGGCCGGCCCCTTTGCGCGCGCTGCCCGGTCCTGCGGGAGCTGGGCCAAGGCGCGTACGAGGCCTCCACCACGGTGACCGTGCGCGGCCGGCGGTTCCGCTGCCGTGCCGTCGCGCACGAAGCGATCGAGGTGGAGTTCTCCCCCTCCCGCCACCCGGACCCTTCCGAGGTCCTCTCCTCCCTGGCCTGGGCGGTGCGCTACCTGACCGCGACCCCCGAGCGGTTCTTCCAAACCCTCGGAGTGTTCCTGGGGGTGGTGCGCCGCGCGGCCCGGATGGAGGCCGTGGAGCTCTTCCTCGCGGACCCCAAGCAACGCTACCTGGGGTTGACCGCACACGAAGGCGCGCACCCCAGCGCGTTCTTCGAGCAGCCGTGGTTCACCTTCGGGAACGGGTACCCGGGGATCGTCGCCCTCGAACGTACCCCGATCGTCACCCACGAGCTCGGACGCGACCCCCGGTACCTGCGCCGAAAGGTGAAGGCCCTGGGGTACGCCACGTACATCTCGTACCCGCTCGAGCTCCCGCACGGCCTGATCGGTGTGCTGAACCTCGCCAGCCGGGACGCGGCGCGGGACGAACGGGAGGCCCTGGAGCTTCTCGAACGCATCGCGCCGCTCCTCGCGAGCGGGCTCTATACCGTCCTGACGCGCCTGGGCGAAGCGCAGCTCCTCTCGGCCCTTCAGGCCCTCCGGCGCGGTCAGGAAGGCGCGGGCTTGCAGGCCCTTCTGGAACAGACCGCGCGGTTCGCTCAGGCCCGGTTCGTGATCCTCCGCACGCGCGCCGGCCAGCAGTTCGCGAGCCGGGAGGTCCGGCAAGCCGCGTGCCCCCACCTCGAGACCTGCCCGGTCTGGGAGGGCCGGCTCCTCACCGTGCGCGGCGTGGGCGCCGCCTGCCCCCACGTGCGCTCGGGGGCGCTGCGGTACTGCATCCCCGTCTGGTCCGGGGAGGAGGTCGTGGCCGTGGAGTCCGTGTACTTCGCCCGGTCTCCCGCCCCACCCACGGCCCCCCTGGTGCCCCTCATGTGGCTCGAGCGGCTGGCCCTGGAGGCGCTCACCACGCCTAAGCCCGCTGTAGCCGCGGCCCCCGAGGCGCCGTGGCTCGAGATCGAGACCCTGGGGCGGTTCGTGGTGCGCCGGGCGGGGCGGGTCCTCTCCCCGCGGGATTTCGGCCGCCGCAAGGCCTGGCAGTTGTTGAAGATCCTCGTAGCGCACTGGAAACGCCCCCTGCACCGGGAGGAGCTCGCGGAGCGGTTGTGGCCGGAGGCCCCGCCGGAGCAGGCGGTTCGTCACCTGCACGTCCTGGTGCACGCCCTGCGCAAGGGGCTCGAGCCCGACCCCAGGTCCCCCCGCGTCATCAAGAGCGAGGGGGAGACGTACCGCTTCGACCCGGAAGTCCCGTACTTTTTGGACGTGGAGCGGTTCGAAACGCTCGTGCGCGAGGGGGACCGGAAGGAGGGCCCCGCGGCGCTCGAGGCGTACCGGCAGGCACTGGAGCTGTACCGGGGGGAGTTCATGGCGGAGGAGGTGTACAGCGACTGGTGCGACCTGGACCGCAGCTACTACCGCGAGCAGGCCCAGCGGGCGCTCGCGGGCACGGCGGAGATCCTCGAGCGGTTGGGCCGGGCGCGGGAAGCGATCGCCGCGTACCGGCGCATGCTGACCCTCGATCCGTGGCGGGAGGAGGCGTACCGGGGGTTGTTGCGGATTCTGGTGCGGGAGGGGGAGCGCGCCGAGGCCCGCGCGGTCTTCGAGGCGTACCGCCGCCACATGCGGCAGGAGGGCCTGCCCGTGGACGAGGCCCTCGCCCAACTCGTGGAGGTCGGGGCCTGA
- the rfbB gene encoding dTDP-glucose 4,6-dehydratase, whose translation MTFKRVLITGGAGFIGSNYVRYALAHHPEWEVVVLDKLTYAGNLENLEGVMDRITFIQGDIANPEDARRAMAGADAVVNFAAESHVDRSLLDPRPFVKTNVEGTLVLLEEARRAGVKRFLQVSTDEVYGDLSGTERHSVETDPLRPRSPYAASKAGAEHLVFAYGVSYGLEVVVTRGSNTYGPYQYPEKIIPLFITNALEGKPLPVYGDGSAVRDYLHVEDHCAGIDLVLHKGTAGEAYNLGARLAVRGVEVAERVLGLLGKPRELIRFVADRPGHDYRYSVDPSKAEALGWERRWSFEAGLRQTVRWYVEHAGWWRRAKERIEFRDLETKWYRAR comes from the coding sequence ATGACCTTCAAGCGGGTGCTGATCACCGGCGGGGCGGGGTTCATCGGGTCGAACTACGTGCGGTACGCGCTAGCGCACCACCCGGAGTGGGAGGTGGTGGTGCTGGACAAGCTCACGTACGCGGGGAACCTGGAGAACCTGGAAGGCGTGATGGACCGGATCACCTTTATCCAGGGGGATATCGCGAACCCGGAGGACGCGCGGCGGGCGATGGCGGGGGCGGACGCGGTGGTGAACTTCGCGGCGGAGAGCCACGTGGACCGGTCCCTGCTCGATCCGCGGCCGTTTGTGAAGACGAACGTGGAGGGGACGCTGGTGCTTTTGGAGGAGGCCCGGCGCGCCGGGGTGAAGCGGTTTTTGCAGGTTTCGACGGACGAGGTGTACGGGGACTTGTCGGGGACGGAGCGCCACTCTGTGGAGACCGACCCTTTGCGGCCGCGTTCCCCGTACGCGGCCTCGAAGGCGGGGGCGGAGCACCTGGTGTTTGCGTACGGGGTGTCGTACGGGCTGGAGGTGGTGGTGACGCGGGGTTCGAACACGTACGGGCCGTACCAGTACCCGGAGAAGATCATCCCGCTGTTCATCACGAACGCGCTGGAGGGCAAGCCGCTGCCGGTGTACGGGGACGGGAGCGCGGTGCGGGACTACCTGCACGTGGAGGACCACTGCGCGGGGATCGACCTGGTGCTGCACAAGGGGACGGCGGGGGAGGCGTACAACCTGGGGGCGCGGCTTGCGGTGCGGGGGGTGGAGGTAGCCGAGCGGGTGCTAGGGCTTCTCGGCAAACCGCGGGAGCTGATCCGGTTTGTGGCGGACCGGCCGGGGCACGACTACCGGTACAGCGTGGACCCGTCGAAGGCGGAGGCGCTGGGGTGGGAGCGGCGGTGGAGCTTTGAGGCGGGGCTGCGCCAGACGGTGCGGTGGTACGTGGAGCACGCGGGCTGGTGGCGCCGGGCGAAGGAACGGATCGAGTTCCGGGACCTCGAGACCAAGTGGTACAGGGCGCGCTAA
- a CDS encoding dTDP-4-dehydrorhamnose 3,5-epimerase family protein: MKALKIPLTPEARAALSFQRYDAPPEIAGVRFTPLRKHRALEGAFMEYLRLTGGKVEGFDTPFEVRQVSVSWAAPGRINAFHVHPKEVQDEVWCVVEGTLLVWLVDVREGSSTRGVRRRYVLSGEEPGLLYIPSGVAHGYRAGPEGAVLLYAMNNQFNPEDPNEGRLPWDFFGAELWEEDRG; encoded by the coding sequence ATGAAAGCGCTCAAGATTCCCCTCACGCCGGAGGCACGCGCGGCCCTTTCCTTCCAGCGTTACGACGCCCCGCCGGAGATTGCGGGGGTGCGGTTTACGCCGTTACGGAAGCACCGGGCGCTGGAGGGGGCGTTTATGGAGTACCTGCGGTTGACGGGGGGTAAGGTGGAGGGGTTCGATACTCCCTTTGAGGTGCGGCAGGTTTCGGTTTCGTGGGCGGCGCCGGGGCGGATCAACGCGTTTCACGTGCACCCCAAGGAGGTCCAGGATGAGGTGTGGTGCGTGGTGGAGGGGACCCTTCTTGTGTGGCTGGTGGACGTGCGTGAAGGGTCGTCGACGCGAGGTGTGCGGCGTCGCTATGTTCTTTCGGGCGAGGAGCCGGGGCTGCTCTACATCCCGAGCGGGGTGGCGCACGGGTATAGGGCGGGGCCGGAGGGGGCGGTGCTGTTGTACGCGATGAACAACCAGTTTAACCCCGAGGACCCGAACGAGGGGCGGCTGCCGTGGGACTTTTTTGGGGCTGAGCTTTGGGAGGAGGACCGGGGATGA